The Bacillus sp. Y1 genome has a window encoding:
- a CDS encoding 5'-nucleotidase C-terminal domain-containing protein — protein sequence MKRLRKQLFAVTTMFVMLISMVLPYRAQAAEPITVAEAIANNTGTATVAGYIVGYTTSGSGGKATYDFEAPFKDDLNFAIADSPDERDATKILPVQLTSSYRPTFGLLTNPSIVGEKLVITGSLELYFSVPGLKSPSAMSFDGTTPPPDEEDPVTGETGLKIRDIQGQSHTSPYKDKNVVDVPGVVTYVVDNSNFYIQDPNPDDNSNTAEGLLVYKPTHGVAVGDSVTVSGLVKEWVLDGYAEKLQTDLAMTEINAQSGKITKVSSGNELPAPIVIGKDVIPPSSVIDNDKFGTFDPAEDGIDFYESLEGMLVSIENPTVTGPQKYGEVPIITGQVEGKEYTKEGIPLLTKENQNPEKMLLQLDDRSYVTKAGDSFGGTVTGVVSYTFSNFKILTKAADLPELVERERVNEVTTIQQAEDKLTVAAYNIENFVASDTVKRDKLAKSMVDNLGSPDIIGLVEVLDESGETNNGVVKADANYKALSDAIASFGGPTYAWTEIAPENGKDGGVPGGNIRVGYLYNPERVQLNEAPKGDATTAVGYENGSLTLNPGRIDPTNSAFNSSRKPLAAEFTFQGEEVIVINNHFNSKGGDQPLFGKNQPPYLESESQRVEIANIVNHFVSDIKEKNEDANVVVLGDLNDFEFSAPLAALKGDDLTNLVETLPASERYTYNYQGNAQVLDHILVTNNLAEAAELDIVNFNSPYMEEHGRASDHDALVAQLDLAVEEGTFTLSLLHTNDTHAYVEQFPRLITAVNELRVQKENSLLLNAGDVFSGTLYFRQYLGLADLYFMNQLGFDGMTLGNHEFDKDSATLANFIKQAEFPIVSSNVNMTNDPELGPLFNDSIGGTNEQGEIFPAIIKQVDGEEVGIFGLTTEDTTFLANPGDNVVFEDAVEKANETIEMLEAQGVDKIIALSHLGYQPDVELAGKVDGIDVIVGGHSHTTLTEPVVIEKEEPTLIVQANEYLKYLGVLDVTFDENGVIADYAGELKALSGYAEDAAAKAKVEEYKVPLTELQKQVVGSTSVALNGVRDDVRSKETNLGNLITDGMVAKANEFIPTYIAMQNGGGIRASIDTGDITLGEVLTVLPFGNNLVTLDLTGEEILAALEHSVSAPGAGGFMQVAGLKFKYDAAKPVGERVWYVEAMTANGYEELQLDQTYRVATNAFTADGGDGYTMFKTAKDEGRITELYIVDFEVFTSYLEKYNPVSPVVEGRIIQEVSDSVAPNAPVVNDVTDQSTEVTGTTEAGATVEVSVDGTVIGTGTASSENGSFNIKISKLTAGTEVSVTATDAAGNVSEATVVTVLDVTAPEAPKVNSVIHNDTVVTGLTEAGATVKVKMGGDEIGTVVADSNGKFSVTVSKQKHKNVLTVTATDAAGNISKATTVDVLKKNEK from the coding sequence TTGAAGAGGCTTAGGAAACAGCTTTTTGCAGTAACAACAATGTTTGTCATGTTAATTAGTATGGTTCTCCCATATCGGGCACAGGCAGCTGAACCGATTACGGTTGCGGAGGCGATTGCGAATAATACGGGGACGGCTACTGTTGCTGGGTATATTGTAGGTTATACAACAAGTGGCAGCGGTGGAAAGGCTACATATGATTTTGAAGCCCCTTTTAAAGATGATTTGAATTTTGCTATTGCAGATAGCCCTGATGAAAGAGATGCTACAAAAATATTACCAGTTCAGCTTACATCATCGTATCGTCCAACATTTGGATTGCTTACTAATCCCTCAATTGTTGGGGAAAAGTTAGTTATCACTGGTTCACTAGAGTTATACTTTTCAGTTCCAGGTTTAAAGTCACCTTCAGCCATGTCATTCGACGGCACAACCCCACCTCCAGATGAAGAAGACCCTGTAACAGGCGAAACAGGCTTAAAAATTCGCGACATTCAAGGTCAATCTCATACTTCACCATATAAAGATAAAAATGTAGTAGATGTACCTGGCGTAGTAACATACGTTGTAGATAATTCCAACTTCTATATTCAAGATCCAAATCCAGATGACAACTCAAATACAGCAGAAGGATTACTAGTCTACAAGCCAACTCATGGTGTTGCTGTGGGAGATAGTGTAACGGTTTCTGGACTTGTAAAAGAGTGGGTTCTGGATGGTTATGCAGAAAAGCTACAAACAGATTTAGCGATGACAGAAATTAACGCTCAATCAGGAAAGATTACGAAAGTTTCTAGTGGTAATGAACTTCCAGCTCCGATCGTCATTGGTAAGGACGTAATTCCACCATCATCTGTCATCGATAATGACAAATTTGGAACGTTTGATCCAGCAGAGGATGGCATTGATTTTTACGAGAGCCTTGAAGGAATGCTCGTTTCTATCGAAAATCCAACGGTAACTGGACCACAGAAGTACGGAGAAGTTCCTATCATTACGGGTCAAGTGGAAGGAAAAGAGTATACCAAGGAAGGCATTCCTCTTTTAACAAAAGAGAATCAAAATCCTGAAAAAATGCTTCTTCAGCTTGATGATCGCAGTTATGTCACAAAAGCGGGTGACTCTTTTGGCGGAACTGTCACAGGAGTGGTGAGCTATACCTTTAGTAACTTTAAGATTCTTACAAAAGCAGCTGATCTTCCAGAACTAGTAGAACGTGAAAGAGTAAATGAAGTAACTACGATTCAACAAGCTGAAGATAAATTAACAGTTGCTGCTTATAACATCGAGAACTTCGTCGCTTCAGACACTGTGAAGCGTGATAAGCTAGCAAAATCGATGGTGGATAACCTAGGTTCACCAGATATTATCGGCTTAGTCGAGGTACTTGACGAAAGCGGTGAAACGAATAACGGTGTGGTTAAAGCTGATGCGAACTACAAAGCATTAAGTGATGCAATTGCGAGCTTTGGAGGTCCAACGTACGCATGGACAGAAATCGCTCCTGAAAACGGTAAGGACGGTGGAGTTCCTGGTGGAAACATCCGCGTAGGTTATCTTTACAATCCTGAGCGTGTTCAACTTAATGAGGCACCAAAAGGAGATGCTACAACAGCGGTTGGGTATGAAAATGGTTCACTTACATTAAACCCAGGACGTATTGACCCAACAAACTCGGCATTCAATAGTAGCCGTAAGCCACTAGCTGCTGAGTTTACGTTCCAAGGCGAAGAGGTGATTGTGATCAACAATCACTTTAACTCAAAAGGTGGAGATCAACCGTTATTTGGGAAAAATCAACCTCCTTACCTTGAAAGTGAATCACAACGTGTGGAAATTGCAAACATCGTTAATCATTTTGTCTCTGACATCAAAGAAAAGAATGAGGATGCGAATGTAGTGGTATTAGGTGACTTAAACGATTTTGAGTTTTCTGCACCACTTGCTGCATTAAAAGGTGATGATTTAACGAACTTAGTAGAAACTTTACCTGCTTCAGAAAGATACACTTACAACTATCAAGGAAATGCACAAGTACTGGATCATATTTTAGTAACAAATAACTTAGCTGAAGCAGCTGAGCTTGATATCGTAAACTTTAACTCTCCTTATATGGAAGAGCATGGACGTGCTAGTGACCATGACGCATTAGTGGCTCAGTTAGATTTAGCGGTGGAAGAAGGAACGTTCACCTTGTCCCTTCTTCATACAAATGATACACATGCGTATGTGGAACAGTTCCCACGATTAATTACGGCAGTGAATGAGCTGCGTGTTCAGAAGGAAAATAGTTTATTGCTGAATGCAGGGGATGTGTTCTCAGGAACCTTGTATTTTAGACAGTATCTAGGTCTAGCTGACTTGTATTTTATGAATCAATTAGGCTTTGATGGTATGACTCTAGGTAATCATGAATTTGATAAAGATTCTGCAACATTAGCGAACTTTATCAAACAAGCGGAGTTCCCGATCGTTTCTTCTAACGTGAACATGACAAATGATCCTGAATTAGGACCATTGTTCAATGATTCAATTGGTGGAACGAATGAACAAGGTGAGATTTTCCCAGCGATTATTAAACAAGTAGACGGGGAAGAGGTAGGTATTTTTGGATTAACAACGGAAGATACCACATTCTTAGCGAATCCTGGAGACAATGTCGTATTTGAAGATGCCGTTGAAAAAGCAAATGAAACCATTGAGATGCTTGAAGCTCAAGGTGTAGATAAGATTATTGCACTTTCGCATTTAGGCTATCAGCCAGATGTTGAGCTAGCTGGTAAAGTGGATGGAATTGACGTCATTGTTGGTGGACATTCTCATACCACGCTAACTGAACCAGTTGTTATTGAAAAAGAAGAGCCAACGTTAATCGTTCAAGCCAATGAGTATTTAAAATACCTTGGCGTGCTTGATGTAACTTTTGACGAAAACGGTGTAATTGCTGATTACGCTGGTGAATTAAAGGCATTAAGTGGCTATGCTGAAGATGCTGCAGCAAAGGCAAAGGTAGAAGAATATAAAGTACCTTTAACTGAGCTTCAAAAGCAGGTGGTAGGTAGTACATCTGTTGCCTTAAATGGTGTACGTGATGATGTGCGCAGCAAGGAAACCAATCTAGGAAACTTAATTACAGATGGAATGGTAGCTAAAGCGAATGAATTCATTCCGACGTATATTGCGATGCAAAATGGTGGAGGAATCCGTGCATCCATTGATACAGGTGATATCACTCTTGGTGAAGTATTAACGGTATTACCGTTCGGAAACAACTTAGTCACTCTAGATCTGACGGGAGAAGAAATTCTTGCTGCCTTAGAGCACAGTGTGAGTGCGCCAGGTGCTGGTGGCTTCATGCAAGTAGCCGGTCTAAAATTCAAGTATGACGCCGCTAAGCCAGTTGGTGAGCGAGTATGGTATGTGGAGGCCATGACGGCTAATGGGTATGAAGAGCTGCAGTTGGATCAAACGTACCGTGTAGCGACAAACGCCTTCACTGCTGACGGTGGGGATGGTTACACGATGTTTAAAACAGCGAAGGATGAAGGCCGTATTACTGAGCTGTACATTGTTGATTTTGAAGTATTTACATCTTACCTGGAAAAATACAACCCTGTTTCACCGGTAGTAGAAGGTAGAATCATTCAAGAAGTGTCAGATAGTGTAGCACCAAATGCTCCTGTTGTGAACGATGTTACTGATCAATCAACAGAAGTAACTGGAACAACCGAAGCGGGTGCTACCGTAGAGGTGTCTGTCGATGGAACCGTTATTGGAACAGGAACAGCATCATCAGAAAATGGAAGCTTTAACATTAAAATCTCTAAATTGACAGCTGGTACAGAGGTCTCAGTAACAGCAACAGATGCGGCTGGTAATGTCAGTGAGGCCACAGTAGTAACAGTTCTGGATGTCACAGCTCCTGAAGCGCCAAAAGTGAATTCGGTCATTCACAATGACACCGTTGTTACTGGATTAACTGAAGCGGGAGCTACGGTTAAAGTGAAGATGGGTGGAGATGAAATTGGTACGGTTGTCGCTGATAGTAACGGAAAATTCTCGGTGACAGTATCGAAGCAAAAACATAAGAACGTATTAACCGTAACGGCGACAGATGCTGCAGGAAATATAAGCAAAGCAACTACTGTTGACGTATTAAAGAAAAACGAGAAGTAA
- the pgmB gene encoding beta-phosphoglucomutase yields the protein MKVDAFILDLDGVITDTAEYHFLAWQALAGDIGITFTREDNELLKGISRMESLEKILEIGGRSGDFSVEEKEVLASKKNDHYLTLITNITPSDILPGIKKLLIAIKANGLKLGLASASKNAFTVMTSLGLKSDFDVIVDAKTITNGKPDPEVFLTAAKLLGVSAENCIGVEDAVAGVEAIKAAGMFAVAIGPKESFPLADVVYSETGKLSFEKIKGLFERENGLIE from the coding sequence ATGAAAGTAGATGCGTTTATTCTTGACCTTGACGGGGTCATCACTGACACTGCCGAGTATCACTTTTTAGCTTGGCAAGCCCTTGCTGGTGATATAGGGATTACTTTTACCCGTGAAGATAACGAGCTGTTAAAAGGCATCTCACGAATGGAATCACTGGAGAAAATCCTCGAGATTGGCGGACGATCAGGTGATTTTTCAGTAGAAGAGAAAGAGGTTCTTGCTTCAAAAAAGAACGACCATTATTTAACACTCATTACTAATATTACCCCTTCCGATATCCTGCCTGGAATCAAGAAGTTACTGATTGCAATTAAAGCGAACGGACTAAAGCTTGGGCTTGCTTCAGCTAGTAAAAATGCCTTTACCGTTATGACATCACTTGGCCTAAAAAGTGATTTTGACGTAATCGTTGACGCCAAAACCATCACCAACGGAAAGCCAGACCCTGAAGTGTTTTTAACAGCAGCTAAACTACTGGGAGTTAGCGCTGAAAACTGTATCGGTGTCGAGGATGCTGTTGCTGGTGTGGAAGCCATTAAAGCGGCGGGTATGTTCGCTGTTGCTATCGGACCTAAAGAATCCTTCCCTTTGGCAGATGTGGTCTATAGTGAGACGGGAAAGCTTTCATTTGAGAAGATTAAGGGGCTTTTTGAAAGAGAAAACGGTCTTATTGAGTAG
- a CDS encoding glycoside hydrolase family 65 protein, with amino-acid sequence MKRLFSIDPWKIVETTVNKEDFRLAESMMSLGNGHMGMRGNFEETYTGDFHRGSYIAGVWFPDKTRVGWWKNGYPHYFGKVINSINYIGIRVAIDGEEIDCYQNQVTSYYRELDMQHGVLTRRFTINQNGKETDVEVVRFLSISHPELAVIKYQVTPKNYSGNVTFTPYLDGDVRNEDSNYEEDFWLEVQRGVSNNNGHLVMKTKDNPFGTPTFHVAANMRLEVDGEILSHSTAEREEYVENTISVQATTNTPVSLIKYVAVTTDRDYEVAQLVTKADEVLTHSHELGYDSLLQEHKEAWLKRWSIADIEINGDDEAQQGIRFNLFQLFSTYYGEDARLNIGPKGFTGEKYGGATYWDTEAYALPLYLSTANPEVARNLLVYRHNQLDGAYHNAQQQGLKGALYPMVTFNGIESHNEWEITFEEIHRNGAIAYAIYNYVNYTGDQAYWNEYGIDVLTGISRFWADRVHFHKKKNVYMMHGVTGPNEYENNVNNNWYTNTIARWTLRYTLEVIIALQANGHEKRVSDLQITEDEMAKWQDIIDKMYLPYDEELDVFIQHDTFLDKDLKTVNELAPEDRPLNQKWSWDKILRSCFIKQADVLQGLYFLNHEYSYEEKERNFNFYEPMTVHESSLSPSVHAILGAELGKEEKAYEMYHRTARLDLDNYNNDTEDGLHITSMTGAWLAIVQGFAGMRTAHETLSFAPFVPKSWSSYSFKIVYRNHFLNIHVSKDGVTITQEGPELSMKLYGEELVLPENGTTTVALKK; translated from the coding sequence ATGAAAAGATTATTTAGCATCGATCCATGGAAAATCGTTGAAACAACTGTAAACAAAGAAGACTTTCGACTAGCAGAAAGTATGATGAGCCTTGGAAATGGTCATATGGGAATGCGCGGAAACTTTGAAGAAACGTATACAGGAGACTTTCACCGTGGCTCATATATCGCGGGAGTTTGGTTTCCAGACAAAACAAGAGTAGGCTGGTGGAAAAACGGATATCCTCACTATTTTGGAAAGGTAATTAACTCCATCAACTACATTGGCATCCGAGTAGCGATCGACGGAGAAGAAATTGATTGTTACCAAAACCAGGTCACAAGCTATTATCGAGAACTCGACATGCAACATGGTGTGTTAACTCGTCGCTTTACCATCAATCAAAATGGGAAGGAAACCGATGTAGAGGTAGTTCGTTTCCTATCTATTAGCCATCCAGAGCTTGCTGTTATCAAGTATCAGGTGACCCCGAAAAATTATTCCGGGAACGTCACTTTCACTCCTTACTTAGATGGAGATGTGAGAAATGAAGACTCCAACTATGAGGAAGATTTTTGGTTGGAAGTTCAGCGAGGCGTTAGTAACAACAACGGTCATTTAGTCATGAAAACGAAGGATAATCCTTTTGGAACTCCTACCTTCCATGTGGCTGCTAATATGCGCCTTGAAGTAGATGGAGAAATCTTGTCTCATTCTACAGCTGAGCGTGAAGAATATGTAGAAAACACCATTTCTGTTCAAGCTACCACGAATACGCCTGTTTCATTAATCAAGTATGTCGCTGTTACAACAGATAGAGATTATGAAGTGGCACAGTTAGTAACGAAGGCAGATGAAGTACTTACACATTCGCATGAATTGGGCTATGATTCCCTTCTCCAAGAACATAAGGAAGCTTGGCTTAAGCGCTGGAGCATTGCTGATATTGAAATCAACGGAGATGACGAAGCTCAGCAAGGGATCCGGTTCAATTTGTTCCAGTTGTTCAGTACCTACTATGGTGAGGACGCACGATTGAATATCGGACCAAAAGGATTTACGGGAGAAAAATATGGCGGTGCCACGTATTGGGATACAGAAGCATACGCTCTACCTCTCTACTTATCTACAGCAAACCCAGAGGTAGCTCGCAATCTATTAGTTTATCGTCATAATCAGCTCGATGGTGCTTATCATAACGCGCAGCAGCAAGGCCTAAAGGGCGCGCTCTATCCGATGGTTACATTTAACGGGATTGAGAGTCATAACGAATGGGAAATTACGTTTGAGGAGATTCACCGAAATGGAGCGATTGCCTACGCCATCTATAACTATGTCAATTATACAGGTGATCAAGCCTATTGGAACGAGTATGGCATAGACGTACTGACAGGTATTTCGAGATTTTGGGCAGACCGTGTTCATTTTCATAAAAAGAAAAATGTCTACATGATGCATGGCGTGACCGGTCCAAATGAGTACGAAAATAATGTCAACAATAACTGGTACACCAATACGATTGCTCGTTGGACGCTTCGCTATACGTTAGAAGTCATTATTGCACTTCAAGCAAACGGTCATGAAAAGCGTGTATCAGATCTTCAAATCACAGAGGATGAAATGGCTAAATGGCAGGATATCATCGATAAAATGTACCTTCCATATGATGAAGAACTTGATGTATTCATTCAACATGACACATTCCTTGATAAAGACTTAAAAACGGTAAACGAGTTGGCACCAGAGGATCGACCATTAAATCAAAAATGGTCATGGGATAAAATCTTGAGAAGCTGCTTCATCAAACAAGCAGACGTTCTTCAAGGATTGTATTTCTTAAATCACGAGTACTCTTACGAAGAAAAAGAAAGAAACTTTAACTTCTATGAGCCAATGACCGTTCATGAATCGTCTCTTTCACCGTCCGTCCATGCCATTCTAGGGGCAGAGCTTGGAAAAGAGGAAAAGGCTTACGAGATGTACCATCGTACCGCGCGTCTGGATTTAGATAACTACAACAACGACACAGAGGACGGTCTTCATATTACCAGTATGACAGGTGCTTGGCTTGCGATCGTTCAAGGCTTTGCAGGAATGAGAACCGCCCATGAAACTCTTTCGTTTGCACCATTTGTTCCAAAATCATGGTCTTCCTATTCCTTCAAAATCGTCTATCGTAACCACTTCTTAAATATCCATGTGTCAAAAGATGGGGTGACGATTACACAAGAAGGACCAGAATTGTCAATGAAGCTTTATGGCGAGGAACTTGTATTACCAGAAAACGGAACAACGACCGTTGCTCTTAAAAAATAA
- a CDS encoding AAA family ATPase: MNPVINRILQNIEKVMIGKRNVAELSLVALLAEGHVLLEDVPGVGKTMMVRALAKSVSAEFRRIQFTPDLLPSDVTGVSIYNPQEMEFQFRPGPIMGNIILADEINRTSPKTQSALLEGMEESSVTIDGVTHKLERPFFVMATQNPIEYEGTYPLPEAQLDRFLLKMRMGYPDLEEEMEVLARAEKRSPISELQPVIDLEELRQLQEEIQNVVVDDTIKRYIVDISHRTRTHSSVYLGASPRGSIGLMKASQAYAFMHNRDYVLPDDVQYLASYVLAHRIILKSEAKFEGITAEDVMSRVVERVPVPVKRLVK, from the coding sequence ATGAATCCAGTGATTAACCGAATTCTTCAAAATATAGAAAAAGTAATGATTGGGAAAAGAAATGTTGCAGAGTTAAGTTTAGTAGCATTACTAGCTGAAGGACATGTGTTGTTAGAGGATGTACCAGGTGTCGGGAAGACCATGATGGTCCGTGCATTGGCGAAGTCTGTAAGCGCAGAATTTCGTCGGATTCAGTTTACTCCAGATCTTCTTCCATCCGATGTAACAGGTGTATCCATATATAATCCGCAAGAAATGGAATTTCAGTTTCGACCAGGCCCCATTATGGGGAATATCATTCTCGCAGATGAGATTAACCGAACGAGTCCAAAGACTCAATCGGCTCTCTTAGAGGGAATGGAAGAAAGTAGTGTCACCATTGATGGAGTTACACATAAGCTTGAGCGGCCGTTTTTTGTTATGGCCACGCAAAATCCAATCGAGTACGAAGGGACGTATCCACTGCCTGAGGCTCAGCTTGACCGGTTTCTATTAAAAATGAGAATGGGATACCCGGATTTAGAAGAGGAAATGGAAGTTCTTGCTCGAGCGGAAAAGAGATCACCCATTTCGGAACTACAGCCTGTGATCGACCTAGAGGAATTAAGACAGCTTCAAGAAGAAATACAAAATGTAGTGGTGGATGATACGATCAAGCGTTATATCGTGGATATTTCTCATCGAACAAGAACGCATAGCAGTGTGTACCTTGGGGCAAGTCCGCGTGGTTCAATCGGGTTAATGAAGGCCTCACAGGCGTATGCATTTATGCATAATCGCGATTATGTGTTACCTGATGATGTCCAGTATTTAGCGTCATATGTACTAGCGCATCGGATTATCCTCAAATCAGAAGCAAAGTTTGAAGGAATCACGGCCGAGGATGTTATGTCACGAGTGGTGGAAAGAGTACCTGTTCCTGTTAAAAGGCTCGTGAAGTAA
- a CDS encoding DUF58 domain-containing protein, with protein sequence MRQIFLSIKHIWKLIILLFLIAVTFSYAMFQGGFVSWFLFYSFVPFALYALFLAAYSTRKFQISREFSKFEYSAGETLKVKVHLARTNAFPLFYLVAEDLLSEQLRGNPNAKMLLFPGLKKQFTFEYEIPQLPRGEHIFQSVRLKLGDPLGLIERQVEFHTTDRFIVYPQIEELVYRPHENQFDQGMTASKERVQRDTTMAIGLREYQPGDKFSWINWKASAKRNDLMTKEFEQRQSHDICLIMDCVPSEEFETVVSFTASLVKGILRKGAQVGLLTLGKDRQFFPVRSGEDHQQSLFYHLAKIKAESQVPLDRVLGGESFLGNQTVSFMLVTSQLTKPLIEKASFFSVKKGAVTLYLVKNQGESLNPLEISLKGSANARGVRVVLVHAGHFSNVFSEVSR encoded by the coding sequence ATGAGACAGATTTTTCTATCAATAAAACATATTTGGAAACTCATCATTCTGCTGTTTCTTATCGCTGTAACGTTTTCGTATGCGATGTTCCAAGGTGGGTTTGTCAGCTGGTTTTTATTTTATAGCTTTGTTCCTTTTGCTTTGTACGCTCTTTTCTTGGCTGCTTACTCGACTCGAAAGTTTCAGATTAGTAGAGAGTTTTCAAAATTTGAATACAGTGCAGGCGAAACCTTAAAGGTGAAAGTTCATTTGGCGAGAACAAATGCCTTTCCTCTGTTTTACCTTGTGGCAGAGGATCTATTAAGTGAACAGCTTCGCGGCAATCCCAACGCAAAAATGCTTTTATTCCCGGGCTTAAAAAAGCAGTTTACATTTGAATACGAGATTCCACAGTTACCTCGAGGGGAACATATTTTTCAGAGTGTTCGTCTCAAGCTCGGAGATCCTTTAGGTTTAATTGAGAGGCAAGTAGAATTTCATACAACGGATCGATTTATTGTTTATCCTCAAATAGAGGAGCTAGTCTACCGTCCGCATGAGAATCAGTTTGACCAAGGGATGACAGCTTCCAAGGAACGAGTGCAGAGAGATACGACGATGGCGATTGGTCTGAGAGAATACCAGCCGGGAGATAAGTTCTCTTGGATTAATTGGAAGGCAAGTGCAAAGCGAAATGATCTTATGACGAAGGAATTTGAACAGCGTCAATCGCATGATATTTGTCTTATTATGGACTGTGTACCGTCCGAAGAGTTTGAGACAGTGGTTTCCTTTACGGCATCTTTAGTCAAGGGGATTCTTCGAAAAGGGGCACAGGTGGGGCTATTAACATTGGGTAAGGATCGACAATTTTTCCCTGTCCGTAGTGGGGAAGATCATCAGCAAAGCCTTTTTTATCATCTGGCTAAAATCAAAGCAGAGAGTCAAGTGCCTCTAGATAGAGTGCTAGGGGGAGAAAGCTTTCTTGGAAATCAAACCGTCTCCTTTATGCTTGTGACTTCTCAATTAACAAAGCCGCTAATCGAAAAAGCAAGCTTTTTCTCTGTAAAAAAAGGGGCAGTAACCCTCTATTTGGTGAAAAATCAAGGAGAGTCCTTGAATCCGTTAGAAATTTCTTTGAAAGGTTCAGCAAATGCTAGAGGAGTTCGAGTGGTACTTGTTCATGCAGGGCATTTTTCGAATGTGTTTTCGGAGGTGAGCAGGTAA